From Weissella confusa, a single genomic window includes:
- a CDS encoding NAD(P)/FAD-dependent oxidoreductase — protein MEKTKVVILGAGYAGLMALRHLQKRGDASFLEITLVDRNPYHYEATDLHEVAAGALDADRITYPIDHVVDDKMTYFVQDTVTKIDKQARRVELANHEALSYDYLIVGLGFESEDFGIPGVQENALAMDSVESAQRIYQHIEDEMHAYREDNDPRHLHIVVAGAGFTGVELLGALSEQREKYAEIAGAAPNQIQIMAVDGAQRPLSVFSEKLVNYGIDVLRGRGAVIESGKGIDSVEPGVLKYSDRQTGVPGEVVAGTIIWTTGVRGSHVMADSGYTGKRNRNSVNRYLQDPEDSHVYLVGDVAAAIDPESEQLLPTTAQLALVMGEIAAKNVIADITDYELTEFSYKSLGTVCSIGNTSAIGVVGTDHEVKGYPASMLKKVIMNKSLMETGGMKEVLSKGRFDLYH, from the coding sequence ATGGAAAAGACTAAAGTTGTCATTTTGGGGGCCGGTTATGCTGGCTTGATGGCGTTACGTCATTTGCAAAAGCGTGGCGACGCCTCATTTTTGGAGATTACGCTAGTTGATCGCAACCCATACCACTACGAAGCAACTGACTTGCATGAAGTTGCAGCGGGTGCGTTAGATGCTGATCGAATTACGTATCCGATTGACCATGTGGTTGATGATAAGATGACGTATTTTGTACAAGACACGGTGACAAAGATTGATAAGCAAGCACGTCGCGTTGAATTGGCCAACCACGAAGCATTGTCATATGACTATTTGATTGTAGGATTGGGATTCGAGTCAGAGGACTTCGGTATTCCAGGTGTACAAGAAAACGCATTGGCAATGGATTCAGTTGAATCAGCGCAACGTATTTATCAACATATCGAAGACGAGATGCACGCATACCGTGAAGACAATGATCCACGTCACCTGCACATCGTAGTAGCTGGGGCCGGCTTTACGGGTGTTGAGTTGTTGGGGGCATTGTCTGAGCAACGCGAGAAGTATGCTGAAATCGCGGGGGCGGCACCAAATCAAATCCAAATTATGGCGGTTGACGGTGCACAACGCCCATTGAGTGTCTTCTCAGAAAAGTTGGTTAACTACGGTATTGACGTTTTGCGTGGCCGTGGCGCAGTGATTGAGTCTGGAAAGGGCATTGATTCCGTTGAACCAGGCGTGTTGAAGTACTCAGACCGTCAAACAGGCGTGCCAGGTGAAGTGGTCGCTGGCACGATTATCTGGACGACTGGTGTCCGTGGTTCACACGTGATGGCTGATTCAGGTTACACGGGCAAGCGAAACCGTAATTCAGTGAACCGTTACTTGCAAGATCCGGAAGATAGTCATGTTTACTTGGTTGGTGACGTCGCCGCAGCGATTGATCCAGAGAGTGAGCAACTTTTGCCAACGACGGCCCAATTGGCCTTGGTTATGGGTGAAATTGCAGCTAAGAATGTTATCGCGGACATTACTGATTACGAGTTGACTGAGTTTAGCTACAAGTCATTGGGAACGGTTTGCTCAATTGGTAATACCAGTGCAATCGGTGTGGTCGGCACTGATCATGAGGTGAAGGGATACCCGGCTTCAATGTTGAAGAAGGTTATCATGAACAAGTCATTGATGGAAACTGGTGGTATGAAGGAAGTGCTATCGAAGGGTCGCTTCGATTTGTATCACTAA
- the truB gene encoding tRNA pseudouridine(55) synthase TruB, translated as MDGILPVYKETGMTSHDVVFKLRKILHMKKIGHAGTLDPSVDGVLPVALGKATKTIEFLQESGKIYTGEVTFGFATTTEDLDGEVVESQPLTRPFTDEEIADAMAKLTGDIIQIPPMFSAVKVNGKRLYEYARAGETVERPERHATIYRFERTSDTTSDAETGTQKFTFVAEVSKGTYIRTLAVDLGKTLGVPAVMSQLTRQKAGGYDLSQAHSLAHIQAMMDETGNVDAWLQPLGSAVAHYPHVAITDEQWAKVKNGIGLPKNVHEPVDEKIVITHDGDVKSVFEWHEDKGQYRPFRTFSIE; from the coding sequence ATGGATGGTATTTTGCCAGTTTACAAAGAGACGGGAATGACGTCACACGATGTGGTGTTTAAGCTCCGCAAGATTTTGCACATGAAGAAGATTGGACACGCGGGTACACTTGACCCCTCTGTAGACGGTGTTTTGCCAGTCGCCTTGGGAAAGGCAACGAAGACGATCGAATTTTTGCAAGAATCAGGCAAAATCTATACAGGTGAAGTGACGTTTGGTTTTGCGACAACGACAGAAGACTTGGACGGGGAAGTGGTTGAATCACAACCGTTGACGCGTCCGTTCACCGATGAAGAAATTGCTGATGCAATGGCCAAGCTAACTGGTGACATTATTCAAATTCCACCAATGTTTTCAGCAGTTAAAGTGAATGGTAAGCGCCTTTATGAGTACGCACGTGCCGGTGAAACGGTTGAACGACCAGAACGCCATGCGACAATCTATCGTTTTGAGCGTACGTCTGATACGACATCTGATGCCGAGACCGGGACACAAAAGTTTACGTTTGTAGCTGAGGTCTCAAAGGGAACGTATATCCGCACGTTGGCTGTTGATTTGGGAAAGACGTTGGGTGTTCCAGCCGTTATGAGTCAATTGACGCGTCAAAAGGCGGGTGGCTACGACTTGTCACAAGCCCACAGTTTGGCCCACATCCAAGCGATGATGGACGAAACTGGTAATGTAGATGCTTGGTTACAACCATTGGGTAGCGCGGTTGCTCATTATCCACATGTGGCAATCACTGATGAACAATGGGCAAAGGTAAAGAATGGTATCGGATTGCCAAAGAATGTGCATGAACCGGTTGATGAGAAGATTGTGATTACCCACGATGGTGATGTGAAATCAGTCTTTGAGTGGCATGAAGATAAGGGTCAATACCGCCCATTCCGAACATTTTCAATTGAATAA
- the rbfA gene encoding 30S ribosome-binding factor RbfA has product MAQQNFRVGRLEQEIQREVNDLLLKRIRDPRVEGVTVTGVEVTGDLQQAKIYYSVLSELASVNQKAAAGLEAATGLIRKELGSRLQIYKTPELKFVKDESVQYGNKIDDLIRQLHQND; this is encoded by the coding sequence ATGGCACAACAAAATTTCCGTGTTGGACGTCTTGAACAAGAAATCCAACGTGAAGTGAACGATTTGTTGCTTAAGCGCATCCGCGACCCACGTGTTGAAGGTGTGACGGTTACTGGTGTTGAAGTTACCGGTGACTTGCAACAAGCAAAGATTTACTACAGTGTCTTGTCTGAATTGGCATCTGTTAATCAAAAGGCAGCTGCTGGTTTGGAAGCTGCAACTGGCTTGATTCGTAAGGAATTGGGTTCACGTTTGCAAATCTACAAGACGCCAGAATTGAAGTTCGTTAAGGACGAATCTGTCCAATATGGTAACAAGATTGATGATTTGATTCGTCAATTGCACCAAAACGACTAA
- the infB gene encoding translation initiation factor IF-2, producing MTKRIYELAKELNVSSKDLVSAAEKAGMDVKNHMSTIDDNAVKTLTNAVKPAAKPAPKAEKKAEAPKKPAQNAQAAPKAAQNNGGNNQSRNNNQGNQNRSNNNGNGNQGGNRNNNNNRNNNRNNNRGGNNNGRPNNNWNGNNRNNKKGKKGPGRNRNNENRPAPTVRKDQPLPETLVYSVGMNVQDIAKLIHRDATEIIKKLFMLGVMVNQNQSLDADTIEILAADYGIEAEQKVEVDIADIDKFFEEEQENTENLAPRAPVVTIMGHVDHGKTTLLDYLRNSHVTEGEAGGITQHIGAYQVKTDEGRVITFLDTPGHAAFTAMRARGADITDITILVVAADDGVMPQTIEAINHAKAAGTPIIVAVNKIDKPGANPENVINQLMQYELIPEEYGGDTIFVNISAKFGQNIDELLEMILLTADVMDLQANPDQRAAGSVIEARLDKGRGTIATVLVQQGTMRVGDPIVVGNTYGRVRTMTNDRGRRVKEAVPSTPVEITGLNDVPSAGDRFVVFEDEKTARAAGEERAKRALIAERNRNNVVSVSDLFNKMAEKQMKSVPVIIKADVQGSVEALAGSFRKIDVDGVKVDILHTAVGAINESDVTLAEASGAIIIGFNVRPTPQAKQQADADKVDIRLHNVIYNAIDEIEAAMKGQLDPEFREEIVGTADVRELFKVSKIGTIVGGMVTSGKITRNSSVRLIRDGIVIYDGKLASLRRFKDDVKEVKNGYDFGLTIENYNDEKIGDVIEAYEMVEIPR from the coding sequence ATGACCAAGCGCATTTACGAATTGGCGAAGGAATTGAATGTTTCATCAAAGGACTTGGTGTCAGCAGCTGAAAAGGCTGGTATGGACGTTAAGAACCACATGTCAACGATTGACGATAACGCTGTGAAGACGTTGACGAACGCTGTAAAGCCAGCTGCTAAGCCAGCGCCAAAGGCCGAAAAGAAGGCTGAGGCACCTAAGAAGCCTGCGCAAAACGCGCAAGCTGCTCCTAAGGCTGCACAAAACAACGGTGGTAACAACCAAAGCCGTAACAACAACCAAGGTAACCAAAACCGTTCAAACAACAACGGTAACGGTAACCAAGGCGGTAACCGTAACAACAATAACAACCGCAATAACAACCGCAACAACAACCGCGGTGGTAACAACAACGGTCGCCCTAACAACAACTGGAACGGTAACAACCGCAACAACAAGAAGGGTAAGAAGGGGCCAGGACGTAACCGTAACAACGAGAACCGTCCAGCACCTACTGTACGTAAGGACCAACCATTGCCAGAGACTTTGGTTTACTCAGTTGGTATGAACGTACAAGATATCGCTAAGTTGATTCACCGTGATGCAACGGAAATCATCAAGAAGTTGTTCATGTTGGGTGTGATGGTTAACCAAAACCAATCATTGGATGCTGACACAATCGAAATCTTGGCTGCCGATTACGGTATTGAAGCTGAGCAAAAGGTTGAAGTCGACATCGCCGACATCGACAAGTTCTTCGAAGAAGAGCAAGAGAACACTGAAAACTTGGCACCACGCGCCCCAGTCGTTACGATCATGGGACACGTTGACCACGGTAAGACGACCTTGCTTGACTACTTGCGTAACTCACACGTTACGGAAGGCGAAGCTGGTGGAATCACGCAACACATCGGTGCTTACCAAGTTAAGACTGATGAAGGTCGTGTGATTACGTTCTTGGACACGCCTGGACACGCGGCCTTTACGGCAATGCGTGCGCGTGGAGCTGATATCACTGATATCACGATCTTGGTTGTGGCTGCCGATGACGGTGTTATGCCACAAACAATCGAAGCTATTAACCACGCCAAGGCTGCTGGAACGCCAATCATCGTTGCGGTTAACAAGATTGATAAGCCTGGTGCAAACCCAGAAAACGTTATCAACCAATTGATGCAATACGAGTTGATTCCAGAAGAGTACGGTGGTGACACTATCTTCGTTAACATCTCAGCCAAGTTTGGACAAAACATCGACGAATTGTTGGAGATGATCTTGTTGACGGCTGATGTGATGGACTTGCAAGCTAACCCTGACCAACGTGCCGCTGGTTCAGTTATCGAAGCTCGTTTGGACAAGGGTCGTGGAACGATTGCTACGGTCTTGGTTCAACAAGGAACGATGCGCGTTGGTGACCCAATTGTTGTGGGTAACACTTACGGACGTGTTCGTACGATGACGAACGACCGCGGTCGTCGTGTTAAGGAAGCCGTTCCTTCAACACCAGTTGAAATTACTGGTTTGAACGATGTGCCATCAGCTGGTGACCGTTTCGTTGTCTTTGAAGACGAAAAGACGGCTCGTGCTGCTGGTGAAGAGCGTGCAAAGCGTGCTTTGATCGCCGAGCGTAACCGTAACAACGTCGTTTCAGTTTCAGACTTGTTCAACAAGATGGCTGAAAAGCAAATGAAGTCAGTGCCTGTTATCATCAAGGCCGACGTGCAAGGTTCTGTTGAAGCTTTGGCTGGTTCATTCCGTAAGATCGACGTTGATGGTGTTAAGGTTGATATCTTGCACACGGCCGTTGGTGCGATTAACGAATCTGACGTAACGTTGGCTGAAGCATCTGGTGCTATCATCATCGGATTTAACGTTCGTCCTACGCCACAAGCTAAGCAACAAGCTGATGCTGACAAGGTTGATATTCGTTTGCACAACGTTATCTATAACGCTATCGACGAAATCGAAGCTGCTATGAAGGGTCAATTGGATCCAGAATTCCGCGAAGAAATCGTTGGTACGGCTGACGTTCGTGAATTGTTCAAGGTTTCAAAGATCGGTACGATCGTTGGTGGAATGGTAACGTCAGGAAAGATTACGCGTAACTCATCAGTTCGTTTGATCCGTGATGGTATCGTTATCTACGATGGTAAGTTGGCTTCATTGCGTCGCTTTAAGGATGACGTTAAGGAAGTTAAGAACGGTTACGACTTCGGTTTGACGATTGAAAACTACAACGACGAGAAGATTGGTGACGTTATCGAAGCCTACGAAATGGTTGAGATTCCTCGCTAA
- a CDS encoding YlxQ-related RNA-binding protein, giving the protein MQNKQKLLNLLGLARRAGKLVTGEDMVLGAIRNGKASLVFFANDGGQSSMKKFTDKTNSYNVAFTTALTRQELADATGLARTVIAVADRGFAKKMREYLEN; this is encoded by the coding sequence ATGCAAAATAAGCAAAAGCTATTAAATCTCCTTGGCCTAGCGCGCCGTGCTGGTAAGCTAGTGACAGGTGAGGACATGGTACTTGGTGCTATTCGTAACGGGAAAGCCAGTTTGGTTTTCTTTGCTAACGATGGTGGTCAAAGTAGCATGAAGAAATTTACAGATAAGACAAACAGCTATAACGTGGCATTTACAACCGCTTTGACACGTCAAGAATTAGCTGATGCAACCGGATTAGCGCGAACAGTGATTGCTGTTGCAGATCGCGGATTTGCTAAAAAGATGCGGGAATATCTAGAAAACTAG
- the rnpM gene encoding RNase P modulator RnpM: MKPRKIPMRKDIVTGEMVPKKELVRVVRTPEGNVELDPTNRANGRGAYISLSVEVAEMAKKKRTFDRVFETKLDDSFYDELIAYVDHQAARKELFGDAK; encoded by the coding sequence ATGAAGCCACGTAAGATTCCAATGCGAAAAGACATCGTGACTGGTGAAATGGTACCAAAGAAGGAACTCGTGCGCGTCGTACGCACCCCCGAGGGTAACGTTGAGCTTGATCCAACCAACCGTGCTAATGGTCGCGGGGCCTACATCTCATTGTCAGTAGAAGTTGCTGAGATGGCTAAGAAGAAGCGCACGTTTGACCGTGTGTTTGAAACGAAGCTAGATGACAGCTTTTATGATGAGTTGATTGCCTACGTTGATCACCAAGCAGCACGTAAGGAATTGTTCGGCGATGCAAAATAA
- the nusA gene encoding transcription termination factor NusA: MSKELVQALDALEQEKGIKAEVLVEAIEEALKKAYEKNYDESENVEVQFDQKKGNIKVYSVKTVVEEIDEPYEQITLEEALELNKAYEIGDEIRFEVTPADFGRLAAQTAKQIIMQKVREAERGVVYDKFIGYENEIITGEVERQDSRFLYIILPGNQEAAMKQGDQMPNETYRMGDKIKVLVSQVQNEQRGPQVFVSRTHADLVKRLFEAEVPEVFDGTVEIKSIAREAGDRSKIAVYSHNSNLDAVGTMVGQRGARVQAVVNELSGENMDIVEWTEDPAQFIKNALNPAEVVEVIFDPTNDRAVTVLVPDYQLSLAIGKRGQNARLAARLTGFKIDIKPESERDAVIADMANREEEAANAPVVEADVADDFEETDEA; this comes from the coding sequence ATGAGTAAGGAATTAGTTCAAGCTCTTGACGCTTTGGAGCAAGAAAAGGGTATCAAGGCTGAAGTCTTGGTAGAAGCGATTGAAGAGGCTTTGAAGAAGGCCTACGAAAAGAACTATGACGAATCAGAAAACGTTGAAGTTCAATTCGATCAAAAGAAGGGTAACATCAAGGTTTACTCAGTTAAGACTGTCGTTGAAGAAATTGACGAGCCTTACGAGCAAATTACGTTGGAAGAAGCTTTGGAATTGAACAAGGCTTACGAAATCGGTGATGAAATCCGTTTCGAAGTCACGCCTGCTGACTTCGGACGTTTGGCTGCACAAACAGCTAAGCAAATCATCATGCAAAAGGTTCGCGAAGCTGAGCGTGGTGTTGTGTATGACAAGTTCATCGGTTACGAGAACGAAATCATTACGGGAGAAGTTGAGCGTCAAGACTCACGCTTCTTGTACATCATTTTGCCAGGTAACCAAGAGGCTGCCATGAAGCAAGGCGACCAAATGCCAAACGAAACGTACCGTATGGGTGACAAGATCAAGGTCTTGGTTTCACAAGTTCAAAACGAACAACGTGGACCTCAAGTCTTTGTGTCACGTACGCACGCTGACTTGGTAAAGCGTTTGTTTGAAGCTGAAGTGCCTGAAGTCTTCGATGGAACGGTTGAGATTAAGTCAATCGCCCGTGAAGCTGGTGATCGTTCAAAGATTGCGGTTTACTCACACAACAGCAACTTGGATGCCGTTGGTACGATGGTTGGACAACGTGGTGCACGTGTGCAAGCCGTTGTTAACGAGTTGTCAGGTGAGAACATGGATATTGTTGAATGGACTGAAGATCCAGCCCAATTCATCAAGAACGCTTTGAACCCAGCTGAAGTTGTTGAAGTTATCTTCGATCCAACAAACGACCGTGCCGTTACGGTGTTGGTTCCTGATTACCAATTGTCATTGGCTATTGGTAAGCGTGGACAAAACGCTCGCTTGGCTGCACGTTTGACAGGCTTCAAGATTGACATCAAGCCTGAAAGCGAACGCGATGCAGTGATTGCTGACATGGCGAACCGCGAAGAAGAAGCCGCAAACGCACCAGTTGTTGAAGCTGATGTTGCGGACGACTTCGAGGAAACTGACGAAGCCTAA
- a CDS encoding ribosome assembly cofactor RimP, which produces MANVVETVQAVLTPELADHGFDLWDVIYEKQDSDMVLRVLVDRLDGAINMDDLVMLTELIGERLDQIEPDPFPEAYLMDVSSPGAERELKRPQDFEWALEKYIHVKLNQPMDGQNEIDGELTAVTDDELTLAITVKGKRKTIAVPRADIKSANLTISQERILTTPEDFEWAMNKMVRVSTYQKIDGKKDFAGELTAVSDETLTITMDDDSEVEVPRAAIAQARQANNF; this is translated from the coding sequence ATGGCAAACGTTGTAGAAACAGTGCAAGCTGTCCTCACGCCTGAGTTGGCAGACCACGGGTTTGACCTATGGGACGTGATTTATGAAAAGCAAGATTCAGATATGGTCTTGCGTGTGTTGGTTGATCGTCTTGATGGCGCAATTAACATGGACGATTTGGTGATGTTGACTGAATTGATCGGTGAACGTTTGGACCAAATCGAACCAGATCCATTCCCAGAGGCATACCTAATGGATGTCTCATCACCTGGTGCTGAACGTGAACTTAAGCGTCCACAAGATTTCGAGTGGGCCCTTGAGAAGTATATTCACGTGAAGTTAAACCAACCGATGGACGGACAAAACGAAATTGACGGTGAATTAACGGCGGTGACTGACGACGAATTGACGTTGGCAATCACAGTTAAGGGAAAGCGCAAGACAATTGCGGTGCCACGCGCTGACATCAAGTCTGCTAACCTAACAATCAGTCAAGAACGCATTTTGACCACCCCTGAAGATTTCGAATGGGCAATGAACAAAATGGTTCGCGTTTCGACGTACCAAAAGATTGATGGTAAGAAAGACTTTGCTGGTGAGTTGACGGCAGTCTCAGATGAGACGTTGACGATTACGATGGATGATGATTCTGAAGTCGAAGTCCCACGCGCTGCAATTGCACAAGCACGTCAAGCAAATAACTTCTAA
- a CDS encoding matrixin family metalloprotease, translating into MAKTTKLCFRSVLAIIGVMMLLTSAPKNVKADETPRFQVQLLNASVSEAKAVTKAETMWTTALQDPQMFKGSTATPNVTTITISFDDANNITGNSKTQQVAADVLGETADMQGVKQIVIHTKGIQEDYDLTSYATENSFLTSVLAHEIGHAMGLQHNLQDKNDLMYPVNLGPIQAISEWDASHLPWQVDTGAIQQLATKKSWLSQGMMVQRTSMFEARVAHLPTVFWTMVIGLAVASLLVVVRVVVWHRQVVKQMQQMATVAEVKE; encoded by the coding sequence ATGGCAAAGACAACGAAGCTTTGCTTTCGGAGTGTATTAGCGATAATTGGTGTCATGATGCTTTTAACGAGTGCACCCAAAAATGTGAAGGCCGATGAAACACCGCGCTTTCAGGTGCAATTATTGAATGCATCAGTATCTGAGGCGAAGGCTGTGACCAAAGCTGAAACGATGTGGACGACTGCCTTGCAGGATCCGCAGATGTTTAAAGGTTCAACAGCAACACCAAATGTCACAACGATTACGATTTCATTTGACGACGCAAACAATATTACAGGAAACAGTAAGACGCAACAGGTTGCGGCTGATGTGCTAGGTGAAACAGCTGATATGCAAGGTGTGAAGCAGATTGTGATTCACACCAAGGGGATTCAGGAAGATTATGACTTAACATCATATGCGACTGAAAACAGCTTTCTAACGAGCGTATTAGCGCACGAAATTGGTCATGCGATGGGTCTGCAACACAATTTGCAGGACAAAAATGATTTGATGTACCCAGTGAATTTAGGCCCAATTCAGGCCATTTCAGAGTGGGATGCGAGTCATTTACCGTGGCAAGTTGATACAGGAGCCATTCAACAGTTGGCGACAAAAAAGTCGTGGCTTTCGCAAGGTATGATGGTGCAACGAACATCTATGTTTGAAGCACGCGTTGCACACTTGCCGACTGTTTTTTGGACGATGGTTATTGGTTTAGCAGTTGCATCATTATTGGTTGTAGTGCGTGTAGTTGTTTGGCATCGCCAGGTTGTTAAGCAAATGCAACAAATGGCGACTGTCGCTGAAGTGAAAGAGTAA